A genomic segment from Geitlerinema sp. PCC 7407 encodes:
- a CDS encoding MoxR family ATPase, with the protein MRERINRLTENLSRTIVGKSDAIRLVLVALFSGGHALLEDVPGVGKTLLAKSLARSIDGKFQRIQCTPDLLPTDITGTNIWNQSTGEFEFLAGPVFSNVLLADEINRATPRTQSALLEVMEEQQVTVDGVSRRVPRPFFVIATQNPVEYQGTFPLPEAQMDRFALALSLGYPTEAEELQMLQRWQSNLSLDDLQPCLSIDDIQELCHLCSQVKLETSLQQYILNLVRATREDEDVILGVSPRGAIALQRASQALAFLDSRDYVIPDDVKFLAPFVLSHRMISVGGRKAKATIARLLDTVPVS; encoded by the coding sequence ATGAGAGAGCGCATCAACCGGCTAACTGAGAACCTCAGCCGCACCATCGTGGGCAAAAGCGATGCCATTCGCTTAGTTTTGGTTGCCCTGTTCTCCGGCGGCCATGCCCTGCTAGAGGATGTGCCGGGGGTGGGAAAGACGCTGCTTGCCAAGTCCCTCGCGCGCTCCATTGACGGGAAGTTTCAGCGGATTCAGTGCACGCCCGACCTGCTGCCCACGGACATCACCGGCACCAACATCTGGAACCAGAGCACCGGCGAATTTGAATTTCTGGCCGGGCCGGTGTTTTCCAATGTGCTGCTGGCAGACGAGATTAACCGCGCCACCCCCCGGACGCAGTCGGCGCTGCTGGAGGTGATGGAAGAGCAGCAGGTGACGGTGGACGGGGTGTCGCGCCGCGTGCCTCGGCCTTTCTTTGTGATCGCCACCCAAAACCCGGTGGAATATCAGGGGACTTTTCCGCTGCCGGAGGCCCAGATGGATCGCTTCGCCCTGGCTCTGTCCCTGGGCTATCCCACGGAGGCCGAGGAGTTGCAAATGCTACAGCGCTGGCAAAGCAATCTGAGCCTGGACGACTTGCAGCCTTGCCTGTCCATTGATGACATTCAGGAGCTGTGCCACCTCTGTAGCCAGGTGAAGCTAGAGACTTCCCTCCAGCAGTACATCCTGAATCTGGTGCGGGCGACGCGGGAAGATGAGGACGTGATTTTGGGGGTGAGTCCGCGGGGGGCGATCGCCCTTCAGCGCGCGAGCCAAGCCCTGGCCTTTTTGGACAGTCGCGACTACGTGATCCCGGATGATGTGAAGTTTTTAGCGCCCTTTGTGCTGTCGCACCGGATGATTTCGGTGGGCGGACGCAAGGCCAAAGCGACGATCGCTCGCCTGCTGGACACGGTCCCGGTTTCCTGA
- a CDS encoding bifunctional riboflavin kinase/FAD synthetase, with product MWITSSPATALTPTAIALGNFDGVHRGHRRVIEPVLVPVTESQRSLLAQKGRSPLATGSELPQIYTTVVTFWPHPREFFSGQPRALLTPIAEKAQQLKVMGVDQLVRLPFDRELASLTPQDFVDVILVRQLGATRVSVGQDFRFGHGRTGTAEHLRAIAAHHGIEVIIVPLETCAEERISSSGIREALQSGDIARANRLLGHPYTLLGDVVAGAQLGRKLGFPTANLRLPSDKFLPRQGVYSAWAYLAHDPAPLPAVMNLGNRPTVDGLNQTVEVHLLDWSGDLYGQTLTVCLESFLRPEQKFDSLESLTAQIHLDCEQAKASLSAKVQA from the coding sequence GTGTGGATTACTTCTTCTCCGGCCACGGCTCTAACTCCAACTGCCATTGCCCTTGGTAACTTCGATGGCGTCCATCGAGGGCATCGGCGAGTCATTGAGCCTGTGCTGGTGCCTGTGACGGAGTCCCAGCGATCGCTGTTGGCCCAAAAGGGGCGATCGCCCCTGGCAACAGGCTCCGAGCTTCCCCAGATTTATACAACGGTGGTGACCTTTTGGCCCCACCCCCGCGAGTTCTTTAGCGGCCAGCCGCGTGCCCTGCTTACCCCCATTGCCGAAAAGGCTCAGCAGCTCAAGGTGATGGGCGTGGATCAGCTGGTGCGGCTGCCCTTTGATCGAGAACTGGCGAGCCTCACGCCCCAGGATTTTGTTGACGTGATTTTGGTGCGGCAGCTCGGGGCCACCCGCGTCAGCGTGGGCCAAGACTTTCGCTTTGGCCATGGCCGCACGGGGACAGCGGAGCACTTGCGGGCGATCGCCGCTCACCACGGTATCGAAGTCATCATCGTCCCCCTAGAAACCTGCGCCGAAGAGCGCATCAGCAGCTCCGGCATTCGCGAGGCCCTGCAAAGCGGAGACATCGCCCGCGCCAATCGCCTCCTCGGCCATCCCTACACCCTGCTCGGGGACGTGGTCGCCGGAGCCCAGCTCGGACGCAAGCTCGGCTTTCCCACCGCCAATCTGCGCCTGCCATCCGACAAGTTCTTGCCGCGCCAGGGCGTCTACAGCGCCTGGGCTTACCTGGCCCACGATCCAGCCCCCCTGCCCGCCGTCATGAACCTGGGCAACCGGCCCACCGTGGACGGCCTCAACCAGACCGTCGAGGTCCACCTCCTGGACTGGAGCGGCGATCTCTACGGCCAAACCCTCACGGTCTGTCTGGAATCCTTCCTGCGGCCCGAGCAGAAATTTGACTCCCTCGAGAGCCTCACGGCCCAAATTCATCTGGACTGCGAGCAGGCCAAGGCAAGCTTGAGCGCAAAGGTTCAAGCTTAA